One genomic segment of Anaerobiospirillum thomasii includes these proteins:
- a CDS encoding DUF3334 family protein — MSDDTFKEVVITSSDIMLHLCDSLTYVMSTAAEVKVTFTPMVQRIRHTTLRPDIGTFVLFTGSFSGMVVLNFSKEAAMEIYSSYMRYMGFTANEISQNYTSDDVAATLGELMNQIIGNFTGKVSSELHSHITQNQPKMLTLPQHVELNINMSLDNPIVRRITFKTASGAVFYLELAMDDTDFTKVREFEEHSQLSPDEILEQALLSK, encoded by the coding sequence ATGTCAGACGATACATTCAAGGAAGTTGTTATAACATCAAGCGATATCATGTTACATCTTTGCGATAGTCTTACCTATGTTATGTCAACTGCAGCTGAAGTTAAAGTTACCTTCACACCAATGGTACAAAGAATTAGACATACCACACTGCGTCCAGATATCGGTACCTTTGTTTTATTCACAGGCTCATTCTCAGGCATGGTAGTACTCAACTTCTCTAAAGAAGCTGCTATGGAGATCTACTCTTCATACATGAGGTATATGGGTTTTACTGCCAATGAAATATCTCAAAACTATACTTCTGATGATGTTGCGGCAACTTTAGGTGAGCTTATGAATCAGATTATAGGAAACTTTACAGGTAAAGTTTCCTCAGAGCTACACTCACATATTACACAGAATCAGCCAAAAATGCTGACTCTGCCGCAACACGTCGAGCTTAACATCAATATGTCTTTAGACAATCCAATTGTAAGACGTATAACTTTCAAGACAGCCAGCGGAGCTGTATTCTATCTTGAGCTTGCCATGGACGATACTGACTTTACCAAGGTCAGAGAATTTGAGGAGCATTCACAGCTAAGCCCTGATGAAATTCTTGAGCAGGCTTTATTATCCAAATAA
- the glnA gene encoding glutamate--ammonia ligase — MSVTEVLELIKDNEVKFADLRFTDTKGKEQHVSIPASLINEDFFAEGKLFDGSSMAGWKGIDKSDMILMPDPDSVHIDPFFLDPTIIVRCDVLEADTMTGYDRDPRSVAKRAEEYLRSTGLGDEVLVGPEPEFFLFDDVKYSTKMGGCMYQVDDYEAAWNTDAEYEQGNLGHHTSVKGGYFPVPPVDPSQDIRSEMCLVMEDMGLVVEAHHHEVATCGQNEIATKYNTLTKKADEVMIYKYVVHNVANKHNKTATFMPKPIFGDNGSGMHCHMSIARNGVNTFAGNMYGGLSQEALWFIGGIIKHAKALNAFTNPSTNSYKRLVPHFEAPVMLAYSASNRSASIRIPVAQNPKTAHIEIRFPDCMANPYLSFAAMLMAGVDGILNRINPGDPMDKNLYDLPPEEAASIPQVSGSLEEALNALEQDHDFLMEGGVFTEDMIQAYIAIKREEDTRVRQIPHPAEFELYYSL, encoded by the coding sequence ATGTCAGTAACTGAGGTGCTCGAGCTCATTAAAGATAACGAAGTAAAGTTTGCAGATCTGCGTTTTACCGATACCAAGGGCAAAGAGCAACATGTCTCTATCCCTGCAAGCCTTATCAATGAGGACTTCTTTGCTGAGGGCAAGCTTTTTGACGGTTCATCCATGGCAGGATGGAAGGGAATTGACAAATCAGACATGATTTTAATGCCTGATCCAGACAGTGTACATATTGATCCTTTCTTCCTTGATCCTACCATTATTGTTCGCTGCGATGTTCTTGAGGCAGATACAATGACAGGTTATGACAGAGATCCAAGATCTGTAGCCAAAAGAGCAGAAGAGTATCTGCGTTCAACCGGTTTAGGTGATGAGGTGCTGGTAGGTCCAGAGCCTGAGTTCTTCCTTTTTGATGATGTCAAGTACTCAACCAAGATGGGTGGCTGTATGTATCAGGTGGACGATTATGAGGCTGCCTGGAATACAGATGCTGAATATGAGCAGGGTAACCTTGGTCACCACACTTCTGTAAAAGGCGGTTACTTCCCTGTACCTCCTGTAGATCCATCTCAGGATATCAGATCAGAGATGTGTCTGGTTATGGAGGATATGGGTCTTGTAGTTGAGGCTCACCACCACGAGGTTGCAACCTGTGGCCAGAATGAGATTGCCACCAAATACAATACTCTGACCAAGAAAGCCGACGAGGTTATGATTTACAAGTATGTTGTGCACAATGTAGCCAATAAGCACAACAAGACAGCTACTTTCATGCCAAAGCCAATTTTTGGTGACAACGGCTCAGGTATGCACTGCCATATGTCTATTGCCCGCAATGGTGTAAACACATTTGCCGGTAATATGTACGGCGGTTTATCTCAGGAAGCTTTATGGTTTATAGGCGGTATCATCAAGCACGCCAAGGCCCTGAATGCTTTCACCAACCCATCAACCAACTCATACAAGAGACTAGTACCACACTTTGAGGCTCCTGTAATGCTGGCTTACTCAGCATCCAACAGATCTGCTTCTATCCGTATTCCTGTAGCTCAGAATCCAAAGACTGCCCACATTGAGATTCGTTTCCCAGACTGCATGGCCAATCCTTACTTATCATTTGCCGCTATGCTGATGGCTGGTGTTGACGGTATCTTAAACAGAATCAATCCAGGTGATCCTATGGATAAGAATCTGTATGACTTACCACCTGAGGAGGCAGCAAGCATTCCACAGGTAAGTGGTTCTCTTGAAGAGGCTTTAAATGCTCTCGAGCAGGATCATGACTTCCTCATGGAAGGCGGGGTATTTACCGAGGATATGATTCAGGCATATATTGCTATCAAACGTGAAGAGGATACAAGAGTAAGACAGATTCCTCACCCAGCAGAGTTTGAGCTTTATTACAGTCTGTAA
- the typA gene encoding translational GTPase TypA, producing MDVQKIRNIAIIAHVDHGKTTLVDKLLRQSGTLDRTELGQERVMDSNAIEKERGITILSKNTAINYNDYRINIVDTPGHADFGGEVERVMSMVDCVLLLVDAVDGPMPQTRFVTQKAFAKGLNPIVVINKCDRPGARPDWVIDQVFDLFDNLGATDEQLDFPIIYASALSGWASLDPNEHGNTMDPLFETIIEKVSPPKADSEGPFQMQISSLDFTSYVGVIGVGRVTRGKAKANQPVTIVSADGQTRQGRIGQVLGYLGLRRSEVGEASAGDIIAVTGLGELKISDTICNPQNVEALPALSVDEPTVSMNFCVNTSPFAGKEGKFITSRNIEERLRQELVHNVALRVENTTDADRFKVSGRGELHLSVLIEQMRREGYELGVSRPEVILHKDENGKVLEPYEVLTLDLDENCQGSVMEELGRRKGELKNMSPDGKGRVRLDYRIPSRGLIGFQTLYMTLTSGTGLMYHTFEEYDDFVGGSIGERVNGVLISNDTGKSVPYALWFLQERGRLFVDAGEEIYEGQIIGLHNRGNDLTVNCLKTKKLTNVRAAGSDDNIILTPAVHMSLEQALEFINDDELVEVTPKSIRIRKKFLSEMDRVKAFRAAGGKKAEE from the coding sequence ATGGATGTACAAAAGATCCGCAATATTGCGATCATAGCCCACGTTGATCATGGTAAAACAACTTTAGTTGATAAGCTTTTACGCCAGTCGGGCACTCTTGACAGAACTGAGCTTGGTCAGGAACGCGTGATGGACTCAAATGCCATTGAAAAAGAGCGCGGCATTACTATTCTGTCAAAAAATACAGCCATTAATTACAATGACTACAGAATCAATATCGTAGACACCCCAGGACATGCTGATTTTGGCGGTGAAGTTGAGCGTGTTATGTCAATGGTAGACTGTGTGCTGCTGCTTGTTGATGCAGTTGACGGTCCAATGCCACAGACACGCTTTGTAACTCAGAAGGCATTTGCCAAGGGTCTGAACCCTATTGTTGTTATCAACAAGTGCGACAGACCAGGCGCCCGCCCTGACTGGGTTATAGATCAGGTTTTTGATCTCTTTGATAATCTTGGTGCTACAGATGAACAGCTTGATTTCCCTATCATCTATGCATCTGCTTTATCAGGCTGGGCTTCACTTGATCCTAATGAGCATGGCAACACCATGGATCCTCTTTTTGAAACCATTATAGAGAAAGTATCACCACCTAAGGCTGACAGTGAAGGTCCATTCCAGATGCAGATCTCATCACTTGACTTTACCTCTTATGTTGGTGTTATCGGTGTAGGCCGTGTTACCCGTGGTAAAGCCAAAGCCAATCAGCCTGTAACCATTGTAAGTGCTGACGGTCAGACTAGACAGGGTCGTATAGGTCAGGTGCTAGGTTATCTTGGTCTGCGCCGTAGCGAGGTTGGAGAGGCCTCAGCCGGTGATATTATTGCAGTAACAGGTTTAGGTGAGCTTAAGATTTCAGATACTATCTGCAATCCACAAAATGTAGAGGCACTACCTGCTCTGTCTGTAGATGAGCCTACAGTTTCTATGAACTTCTGTGTCAACACTTCTCCTTTTGCAGGTAAAGAAGGTAAGTTCATCACCTCAAGAAATATTGAGGAAAGATTACGTCAGGAGCTCGTGCACAACGTAGCTTTACGTGTTGAAAACACTACTGATGCAGACAGATTCAAGGTATCCGGTCGTGGGGAGCTGCACCTGTCTGTGCTCATTGAGCAGATGAGACGTGAAGGCTATGAGCTTGGTGTTTCACGCCCTGAGGTTATTTTACATAAAGATGAAAACGGCAAAGTTCTTGAGCCATATGAGGTACTGACTCTAGATCTTGATGAAAACTGCCAGGGCTCTGTAATGGAAGAGCTAGGCCGTCGCAAGGGTGAACTTAAGAATATGTCACCTGATGGCAAGGGCCGTGTACGTCTTGATTACAGAATTCCATCAAGAGGTCTTATAGGTTTCCAGACTTTATATATGACTTTAACCTCAGGTACAGGTCTTATGTATCACACCTTTGAAGAGTATGACGACTTTGTTGGCGGTTCCATTGGTGAGCGTGTCAACGGCGTTCTTATCTCCAACGATACAGGTAAATCAGTACCATACGCCCTGTGGTTCCTGCAGGAGCGTGGCCGTCTATTTGTAGATGCCGGCGAGGAAATCTATGAAGGTCAGATTATAGGTCTGCACAACAGAGGCAACGATCTTACTGTAAACTGCCTTAAGACCAAGAAGCTGACAAACGTACGCGCTGCAGGCTCTGATGACAACATCATCCTTACCCCTGCTGTGCATATGTCACTTGAGCAGGCTCTTGAGTTTATCAATGATGATGAGCTAGTTGAGGTAACACCAAAGTCCATTCGTATCAGAAAGAAATTCCTCTCAGAGATGGATCGTGTCAAAGCCTTCAGAGCTGCCGGCGGTAAGAAAGCTGAAGAATAA
- the glnL gene encoding nitrogen regulation protein NR(II), which translates to MQYDPKAIIESIATAILVTDTALRIVFANTASEQLLGMSQSKLLTLKLTDLIDKKQKNLLDSLSNSIKPNFQGFTASDIVISPEPHTQMRVDMNITSYGGKGKGLVVEIKSIDYMQKVNDNFQRRTQHLAACDLIRSLAHEIKNPLGGIRGAAQLLEMTYNSDDTLKEYTKVIIDQTDRLKNLVDKLLGPQRPNPLVDCNIHYIIEKVLSLESMETKGKIRFEKDYDPSLPEIKMDMDAIEQTLLNIISNAVQALNDSETVHPIVKIKTRAMAGMIINGIKYSMSIAIDITDNGPGIPENIRETIFYPMVTSKQDGNGLGLSIAQSIIERHNGTIDCESEKGKTTFRILLPLRKEKNKQGA; encoded by the coding sequence ATGCAATACGATCCTAAAGCTATAATTGAGAGCATCGCTACAGCAATACTTGTAACAGATACAGCTTTACGTATTGTATTTGCAAATACAGCCTCTGAGCAGCTGTTGGGCATGTCTCAGAGCAAACTGCTGACTTTAAAGCTTACAGATCTTATAGACAAGAAACAAAAGAATCTGCTCGACAGTCTGTCAAATTCTATAAAACCAAACTTTCAGGGCTTTACTGCCTCTGATATAGTAATCAGCCCCGAGCCTCACACTCAGATGCGTGTAGATATGAATATCACCTCATATGGTGGTAAAGGAAAAGGTCTGGTGGTTGAAATCAAATCCATTGACTATATGCAAAAGGTCAATGACAACTTCCAAAGACGAACACAGCATCTTGCAGCCTGCGATCTTATAAGATCCCTTGCCCATGAAATCAAGAATCCTCTTGGCGGTATAAGAGGTGCAGCTCAGCTGCTAGAGATGACCTATAACTCAGATGACACATTAAAAGAATACACCAAGGTCATAATCGATCAGACTGACAGACTTAAGAATCTAGTTGATAAACTGCTGGGTCCGCAAAGACCAAATCCGCTGGTGGACTGCAATATTCACTACATTATTGAAAAAGTACTATCTCTTGAATCCATGGAGACTAAAGGCAAGATACGTTTTGAAAAGGACTATGATCCTTCTCTGCCTGAAATCAAGATGGATATGGATGCTATTGAGCAGACACTGCTCAATATTATCTCCAATGCTGTACAGGCTTTAAATGACTCAGAAACAGTGCATCCTATTGTAAAAATCAAAACTCGCGCTATGGCAGGCATGATCATCAATGGGATTAAGTACTCCATGTCCATTGCTATCGATATTACTGATAATGGACCTGGCATCCCTGAGAATATAAGGGAGACAATTTTCTATCCTATGGTAACGTCCAAGCAGGACGGTAATGGTTTGGGTCTTTCAATTGCGCAAAGTATCATAGAAAGACACAATGGCACAATTGACTGCGAAAGTGAAAAAGGTAAGACAACATTCAGAATACTGTTACCTCTTCGCAAAGAAAAAAATAAACAAGGAGCGTAA
- a CDS encoding YihY family inner membrane protein produces the protein MKELILFFISRIKRDDIALHASSLTFTSILALIPAMTIVVSVFAMVPSFSHIKAQLEVFVKDNFMPVFSESVSENVARFVAHAGSLTVTSTVALIVVSLLLIRAIDNSLNRIWRGGKRRIGLTFSIYWTLLTVGPLALGLLLYLFTKILDHSLTVTEIAGAVKLFYFIFPILIEIGILATIYMTVPVATVKLKDAISGAVITTIIFEFCKKLFASFILNFSDYEAIYGALAALPVLMIWIYINWWIVLLGAEFTACLGLVREGQDDNIPKLIQHYVAMTGPMHGSYKVVNKKRNINIKVSSNKNQQP, from the coding sequence GTGAAAGAGTTAATTCTTTTTTTTATTTCACGCATCAAGCGTGATGATATAGCCCTTCATGCCTCTTCTTTAACCTTTACCTCAATTCTGGCTCTGATCCCTGCTATGACTATAGTCGTGTCGGTCTTTGCCATGGTTCCATCTTTTAGCCACATCAAGGCACAGCTTGAGGTTTTTGTTAAAGACAACTTTATGCCTGTCTTTTCAGAATCAGTATCTGAAAATGTAGCACGCTTTGTAGCTCATGCCGGATCTCTTACTGTAACCTCAACTGTAGCACTGATAGTGGTATCTCTGCTTTTAATCAGAGCTATAGACAATTCATTAAACAGGATCTGGAGAGGTGGAAAAAGACGTATAGGACTTACCTTTTCAATCTACTGGACACTGCTGACTGTAGGTCCTCTGGCCTTGGGTCTGTTGCTTTATCTGTTTACCAAGATTCTTGATCACTCTTTAACCGTAACAGAGATAGCAGGAGCCGTAAAACTCTTTTACTTTATATTTCCTATTCTGATTGAGATAGGTATTCTTGCAACTATCTATATGACAGTTCCTGTAGCTACAGTTAAACTTAAAGATGCTATTTCAGGTGCTGTTATTACCACCATTATCTTTGAGTTCTGCAAAAAGCTCTTTGCCAGCTTTATCTTGAATTTCTCTGATTATGAGGCTATTTACGGTGCTCTTGCTGCTCTGCCTGTGCTTATGATCTGGATTTATATCAACTGGTGGATTGTGCTTTTAGGTGCAGAATTTACTGCCTGTTTGGGTCTGGTGCGTGAAGGTCAGGATGATAATATTCCAAAGCTTATTCAGCACTATGTAGCTATGACAGGGCCAATGCATGGCTCATATAAGGTAGTAAATAAAAAGCGTAACATTAATATCAAGGTAAGCTCTAATAAAAATCAGCAGCCTTAA
- a CDS encoding sigma 54-interacting transcriptional regulator, translating into MDPMIWVIDDDASIRFVFDKALDVNSISHRLFQNGEEALEALKKEIPDVIVSDINMPGVDGISLIQKVHDVDKNIPFIIITAHSDLTAAIDSYEKGTFEYLPKPFDIEQAISFIRRAAVHRVNMQNKKDQNDQQLLGDAEIIGKSPAMQEVFKFIGRVSKTEVPVLIHGESGTGRELVALAMHNHSDRQSGPFISVNMSSMPADSIDFEIFGSEESQQDCAIFKANNGTLFINEISEMPISSQTRLIQVLQSGEYMPIDATKPHKCNVRIVAATSKSIEELVENEGFISDLYYRLNVIHINMPPLRDRNNDIPMLAKHFLTQCAIENNTEPKKLTSEVLVFLCRQPWPGNVRQLKNLCKYLTIMVTGRDIQLSDLPSEFLHAKTAQVKVATSITGTSKEPVSWQEQLRNWVDGRLKAGETDILAEAVPEFERVMLEAALAFTGNHKQESAKLLGWGRNTLTRKIKELNLK; encoded by the coding sequence ATGGATCCAATGATCTGGGTCATTGACGACGATGCAAGTATTCGTTTCGTTTTTGATAAGGCACTTGATGTCAACTCTATATCACATCGTCTGTTTCAGAATGGCGAGGAGGCCCTTGAGGCTTTAAAGAAAGAAATACCTGATGTTATTGTCTCTGATATAAATATGCCAGGTGTTGATGGTATCTCTCTTATTCAGAAGGTACATGATGTTGATAAGAACATACCTTTTATCATTATCACAGCTCACTCTGATTTAACCGCCGCTATTGATTCATATGAAAAAGGCACCTTTGAATATCTGCCAAAACCTTTTGATATTGAACAGGCCATAAGCTTTATAAGACGTGCAGCCGTGCATAGAGTCAATATGCAAAATAAAAAAGATCAGAATGATCAGCAGCTTCTAGGTGATGCAGAGATTATCGGCAAATCACCTGCCATGCAGGAGGTATTCAAGTTCATTGGCCGTGTCTCAAAGACCGAGGTACCTGTACTTATCCACGGTGAGTCAGGCACAGGCCGCGAGCTAGTAGCTCTTGCCATGCACAATCACTCAGACAGACAGTCAGGTCCTTTTATTTCTGTCAATATGTCATCCATGCCTGCAGATTCAATTGACTTTGAAATCTTCGGCTCTGAGGAGTCACAGCAGGACTGTGCTATTTTCAAGGCCAACAACGGTACACTGTTTATCAATGAAATCAGTGAAATGCCTATAAGCTCACAGACAAGACTTATACAGGTTCTGCAAAGTGGCGAATATATGCCTATTGATGCTACCAAGCCTCACAAGTGCAATGTGCGTATTGTGGCTGCCACCTCAAAGAGTATTGAAGAGCTTGTTGAAAATGAAGGCTTTATTTCCGATCTGTATTACAGACTTAATGTAATTCACATCAATATGCCTCCACTTAGAGACAGAAACAACGATATTCCTATGCTGGCTAAGCACTTTTTAACTCAGTGCGCCATTGAGAATAATACTGAACCAAAGAAACTTACATCAGAGGTTTTAGTATTTCTGTGCCGTCAGCCATGGCCTGGCAATGTGCGTCAGCTTAAAAATCTGTGTAAATACCTTACCATTATGGTTACAGGGCGTGATATTCAACTATCAGATCTGCCATCTGAGTTTTTACATGCCAAGACAGCACAAGTCAAAGTTGCCACTTCAATTACAGGCACATCAAAAGAGCCCGTATCATGGCAAGAGCAACTTAGAAACTGGGTTGACGGCAGACTCAAAGCAGGCGAGACAGATATTCTTGCTGAGGCTGTTCCTGAATTTGAAAGAGTTATGCTTGAGGCAGCTCTGGCATTTACAGGTAATCACAAACAAGAATCAGCAAAGCTTTTAGGCTGGGGAAGAAATACCTTAACCCGCAAAATTAAAGAGCTTAACCTCAAATAA
- the recG gene encoding ATP-dependent DNA helicase RecG — protein MAGSDIQYQTTPLTNLKGVGPKFALKFNNLNLYTIYDLIFNMPYRYEDRTVITQIADIKEERHSVQLLCTVEGINNMAASRAKILKVNVKDDSGRIDLIFFNTYMSFMQNFTRGKKLLILGQAKYDMYGKLNIMHPEIEFLQHNEDINLSKTLTPVYHLTDKLPQKIMRKCQSEALNLLKLQPFEELLPKPLNPFDLDINQALQLCHNPYPNDNHEPFILELEPFFKRLCYEELIAYQLMLLSFREKLDAKEAPQFNLNHKLNDSLLDSLPFKPTHAQIRVFDEIMQDISQSRPMHRLVHGDVGSGKTLVAIMVALQIAINGAQVALLAPTELLAMQHFFKFNEILQAFNIPIAILHSSQSARERSHALNLIRSGEARIIIGTHSLYQSDVIYNNLACVIIDEQHRFGIDQRLSLMNKAPEGLAAHLLIMTATPIPRTLQLALYSDLDVSTIDELPPNRTPVITTTLQDTRRSELVERVRLLLDKGVQVYWVCPAIDENENSDCVSVNEIYNYLQKQIPDYRVGLLHGKMNNLQKRTIMNEFINGNISILVATTIIEVGVDVPNASVMIIESSQRMGLAQLHQLRGRVGRGSKQSYCILVYSSEAMTEIGSSRLSVMKSTNNGFEIATEDLKLRGPGEVIGNAQSGFNTFKVADVSRDNELINGSRDAAMKIIKDETLSNKLKQRWFPQV, from the coding sequence ATGGCAGGTTCAGATATTCAGTATCAGACAACACCACTTACCAATTTAAAAGGTGTGGGTCCCAAGTTTGCTCTTAAATTTAACAACTTGAACCTATACACAATCTATGACCTTATTTTCAATATGCCCTATCGCTATGAAGATAGAACCGTTATTACACAGATTGCAGATATCAAAGAGGAAAGACACTCTGTACAGCTTTTATGTACTGTAGAGGGCATAAATAACATGGCAGCCTCACGCGCCAAGATTCTAAAGGTCAATGTCAAAGACGACAGTGGACGTATAGATCTTATTTTTTTCAATACCTATATGTCCTTTATGCAGAACTTCACCCGCGGCAAAAAACTGCTTATATTAGGTCAGGCCAAATATGATATGTATGGCAAACTTAATATCATGCACCCTGAGATTGAATTTTTACAGCATAATGAAGATATCAATCTGTCAAAGACACTGACTCCTGTATATCATCTGACAGATAAGCTGCCTCAGAAGATTATGCGCAAATGTCAGAGTGAGGCTTTGAACCTGCTTAAACTACAGCCTTTTGAAGAGCTTCTGCCCAAACCTTTAAATCCTTTTGATTTAGACATCAATCAGGCTCTGCAGCTGTGCCATAATCCATATCCTAATGATAATCATGAACCTTTTATTCTTGAGCTTGAACCTTTCTTTAAAAGACTGTGCTATGAGGAGCTTATAGCCTATCAGCTCATGCTGCTCTCTTTTAGAGAAAAGCTAGATGCCAAAGAGGCTCCTCAATTTAATCTCAATCATAAGCTCAATGACAGCCTGCTTGACTCTTTACCATTTAAACCTACACACGCTCAGATACGGGTTTTTGATGAAATCATGCAGGATATCTCACAGAGCAGACCTATGCATAGACTTGTGCATGGCGATGTAGGATCTGGTAAAACTTTAGTTGCCATAATGGTGGCACTGCAGATAGCCATAAATGGTGCGCAGGTAGCCCTGCTTGCTCCTACCGAGCTTCTGGCTATGCAGCACTTTTTTAAATTCAATGAGATTCTGCAGGCATTTAATATACCTATAGCCATTTTGCATTCATCACAAAGTGCCAGGGAGCGCAGCCATGCTTTAAACCTGATTAGATCTGGTGAGGCCAGAATTATTATAGGCACACATTCTTTATATCAGAGCGATGTAATTTATAACAATCTTGCCTGTGTTATCATTGATGAGCAGCATCGTTTTGGCATAGATCAAAGACTGTCTTTAATGAACAAGGCTCCTGAGGGTTTGGCAGCCCATCTGCTGATTATGACAGCAACACCTATACCACGTACTCTGCAGCTGGCTTTATACTCTGATCTTGATGTCTCAACCATAGATGAACTGCCACCAAACCGTACCCCTGTAATAACCACTACACTGCAGGACACAAGGCGCTCTGAGCTTGTAGAGCGTGTACGTCTGCTCCTTGATAAGGGTGTACAGGTTTACTGGGTCTGTCCTGCCATTGATGAGAATGAAAACAGCGACTGTGTTTCCGTTAATGAAATCTACAACTATCTGCAAAAACAGATTCCAGATTATCGCGTCGGCCTGCTGCACGGCAAGATGAATAATTTGCAAAAACGCACAATTATGAATGAATTCATCAATGGAAATATTTCTATTTTAGTAGCAACAACTATAATTGAGGTAGGTGTGGATGTACCTAATGCCTCAGTAATGATTATAGAATCATCGCAGCGCATGGGTCTTGCTCAGCTGCATCAGTTAAGAGGACGTGTTGGACGTGGCAGCAAGCAGTCTTACTGTATTTTAGTCTACAGCAGTGAGGCTATGACCGAGATAGGATCATCACGTCTTAGTGTAATGAAGAGCACTAACAATGGTTTTGAGATAGCCACGGAGGATCTTAAATTAAGAGGTCCTGGTGAGGTTATAGGCAATGCGCAGTCTGGTTTTAATACCTTTAAGGTTGCAGATGTCTCCCGTGACAATGAGCTGATTAACGGCTCACGCGATGCAGCCATGAAAATCATTAAAGACGAGACATTATCTAACAAACTAAAACAGCGCTGGTTCCCTCAGGTCTGA
- a CDS encoding MFS transporter: MSWTTRLYIYTFCILFTASSYTMIVPFLPLYLLELGANSDNVTLWSSIIFAISFFIGGTMAPVWGKLSDIHGKKSMAIRSSVMLTLAYSAGSIVTSPLQLFFMRVLQGFANGYLPTVLSIVSSMSPPDKLGKSLSYIQSANLIGTVGGPLIGGILASITSLRMTFVIAGCFLLLVSIITIIMPDDKQEIKDSIHNSSIFEDIGYAFKTKEISELLIITFIFSVVMLAIQSILPLFITSLQGHEGKVVLYSGIICSLPSCVGAFTSPVWGQMGQRKGFFMTLCLSSVGAGVFLFLQGMIDEISSMMILACCMGIFICGIIPSVNASLSIVTKPDFRGRGFGILTMAGQYGCMLGPLLAYVTSYLKDLNTMFFISGLTLIAIGFYALIRHRQTYINRRI, from the coding sequence ATGAGCTGGACTACAAGGCTATATATTTATACTTTCTGCATACTGTTTACTGCATCAAGTTATACAATGATTGTACCTTTTTTGCCGCTGTATCTGCTGGAATTAGGTGCAAACTCTGACAATGTTACACTGTGGAGCTCTATAATTTTTGCCATAAGCTTTTTTATAGGCGGCACCATGGCTCCGGTGTGGGGTAAGCTCTCTGATATACATGGCAAAAAGTCTATGGCTATCAGATCATCTGTGATGCTGACTCTAGCCTACAGTGCAGGCAGTATTGTAACATCCCCTCTGCAGCTGTTCTTTATGCGTGTGCTGCAGGGTTTTGCCAACGGCTATCTGCCAACAGTACTATCTATTGTCTCCTCAATGTCCCCGCCTGACAAGCTTGGCAAATCACTAAGCTATATACAGTCAGCCAATCTTATAGGTACAGTAGGTGGACCTCTTATAGGGGGAATATTAGCCTCCATCACAAGTCTGCGTATGACCTTTGTCATCGCCGGATGCTTTTTACTTTTAGTCTCAATAATCACTATTATCATGCCAGATGACAAGCAGGAGATAAAAGACAGCATCCACAATAGCTCTATCTTTGAGGATATTGGCTATGCCTTTAAGACCAAGGAGATCTCAGAGCTTTTAATCATTACCTTTATCTTCTCTGTGGTAATGCTGGCCATACAGTCCATACTGCCTTTATTCATAACCTCGCTTCAGGGTCATGAGGGCAAGGTTGTGCTCTACTCTGGCATTATCTGCTCACTTCCATCGTGTGTGGGCGCCTTTACCTCGCCTGTATGGGGACAGATGGGACAGCGCAAAGGATTTTTTATGACGCTGTGTTTAAGCAGTGTCGGAGCCGGAGTGTTTTTATTTTTACAGGGCATGATTGATGAAATAAGCTCGATGATGATTCTTGCCTGTTGCATGGGTATTTTTATTTGTGGCATTATTCCATCTGTAAACGCATCTTTAAGTATCGTAACTAAACCTGACTTTAGAGGACGAGGCTTTGGTATTCTAACCATGGCAGGACAATATGGCTGTATGCTAGGTCCCTTGCTTGCCTATGTCACCAGTTATTTAAAAGATCTCAACACTATGTTTTTTATTTCAGGTTTAACTCTTATAGCCATTGGCTTTTATGCTCTGATAAGACACAGACAGACTTATATAAATAGGCGGATATAA